A section of the Harmonia axyridis chromosome 2, icHarAxyr1.1, whole genome shotgun sequence genome encodes:
- the LOC123673466 gene encoding thyroid receptor-interacting protein 11-like gives MSWLNFNDSLNSLKGQISNFANNVLAEDVLECRDEVDSKESEIGSQNEVHGNAYNTEDAWSWSAVESKTDQLKTDETITNLKKKIDELQNENRDLLTSLDQLDQNHQQNTEELVKMKNKLSEELENVTEKYEMLNMKYNKLALAENAYKKKITELKNKCDGFSQRKNSDDIKNDNNDVTQKYKNLEIENLQLKERIATLEAASSKNSGELTNSDAKLTSLIEELQMENKALKIALQTTNELKATQNNEKLIKEYENEIANLRNELKALATVESPKKEDNTDLEKDIIDLQTKLDTINTQTEKEKSKLVEQLNEYEMRIAGLELELNEVKKNRSDVEAKYCELQEIKQELEKTEVVRGEELKQHYHKKCSDLEAEYAAKIQEIELQNNKNTDVEKEVTQRLIHALSEDFKDYINDPSLLPNDFKSFTEFLSNQTKSKIEALATKSQELNQIRIELQNEKDEEIEKLSRDSERLKKELSNKLKDLEDMEEECSQLMKNNELLISKLDEYKKTGLQTIFESNEDNVAILEKQLEVASRRNEELEQLISENKHFTREENDHQISKEDIAQNLEKLEEEKNVILTENEELKNQLKIAESERDNCRLLIDKMRLDFETTEYQFSEMNINLETLSEEIEKHKMRIDHLVSENESLKSLRQYDSKNDEELKMMREEIFSLKEANRVLQKEIEETEDKWQRESRDLERNVEELRTKLEKTSIEKSNLQKSVDQSSTNLACLEEAIETYKSENGISRNVFHALSDILGLKKEELETSEICEHVKNMKDRLENLQGENMNLISELESFKTKTTENDNEEAQKELQTLIASRNELIAIVQTKHQETLTYHAEIQRLSEILKKETEKSMQMENEISTLKLNTCPAASLKAKEEEIEKLNDQIAFLREKCDVVAQSMLEEQQKLETEKLASSEKEATLAKKLERLQSHLMEVEEHYTQELLQSEQNIALLQARLNEVEKREKDSSNVYTSVSIRANQQNEALTQQLQSLTNQRDEFRKKLLDLEDENNVKSAALTNLQLVLEQFQRDKDADVMRETDRIRRQVKHEQTIQEDLRKEIANLENQMKESKQGLQAALRLTDQLEMSKVQITTLREEVSVLNEKLQNKEAELKMVTSQTDGKVDKSLIKNLIIGFVTSNKNLNKDQKQILKIIATVLDFNEQDHNKVNLNQAQQNTWLNSLLSPMSDDLPPNESLSRAFVNFLENESKPRVIPSLLPQSPPSENSSVNNSTRTTPTPIVLNEIVLPTFSDFPQHRNSSSILKGVLKDNP, from the exons GTACATGGAAATGCTTATAACACTGAAGATGCCTGGTCCTGGTCTGCCGTTGAGTCAAAAACTGACCAACTTAAAACTGATGAAACTATCACCAACTTGAAGAAGAAAATCGACGagttacaaaatgaaaataggGACCTTCTCACGAGTTTGGACCAACTAGACCAGAACCATCAGCAGAACACCGAAGAACTagtgaaaatgaagaacaagTTAAGCGAAGAATTGGAAAATGTAACCGAAAAGTATGAAATGCTCAATATGAAATATAACAAATTGGCTTTGGCAGAAAACGCTTATAAGAAAAAGATAACTGAACTGAAGAATAAATGTGATGGGTTCTCCCAACGTAAAAATTCAGACGATATCAAAAACGATAACAACGATGTTACACAGAAATATAAGAATTTAGAAATAGAAAATCTTCAGTTGAAAGAAAGAATAGCTACACTTGAAGCAGCATCAAGCAAAAATTCAGGAGAATTAACGAATTCTGATGCGAAATTGACTTCATTAATCGAAGAATTGCAAATGGAAAATAAAGCCCTTAAAATAGCTCTTCAGACAACCAATGAATTGAAAGCaacacaaaataatgaaaaacttataaaagaatatgaaaatgaaatagcAAATCTTCGAAATGAGTTGAAAGCTCTTGCAACAGTTGAATCGCcgaagaaagaagacaatactGATTTGGAAAAAGATATAATTGATCTTCAAACCAAGTTGGATACTATTAACACACAAACAGAAAAGGAAAAATCGAAATTAGTTGAACaattgaatgaatatgaaatgagAATTGCTGGACTCGAGCTTGAATTGAATGAAGTGAAGAAAAATAGAAGTGATGTGGAAGCGAAATACTGTGAACTTCAGGAAATCAAACAAGAACTGGAAAAAACAGAAGTAGTGAGAGGGGAAGAACTAAAGCAACATTACCACAAAAAATGTTCAGATTTAGAAGCAGAATATGCAgctaaaattcaagaaatagaattacaaaataataaaaatacagaTGTTGAGAAAGAAGTCACTCAGCGGTTAATCCATGCTTTAAGTGAAGACTTTAAAGATTACATAAACGATCCATCATTATTACCGAATGATTTTAAATCATTCACCGAATTTTTGTCAAACCAAACGAAATCGAAAATCGAAGCATTGGCAACAAAATCCCAGGAACTGAACCAAATCAGAATTGAACTACAAAACGAGAAAGATGAAGAAATTGAGAAACTTTCTCGTGATTCGGAGAGGTTAAAGAAAGAGCTTTCAAACAAATTGAAAGATCTCGAAGATATGGAAGAAGAATGCTCACAGTTGATGAAGAATAACGAACTTCTGATCAGTAAATTGGATGAGTATAAAAAAACTGGCTTACAAactattttcgaatcaaatgaGGACAACGTTGCTATTCTGGAGAAGCAGCTGGAAGTAGCTTCCAGAAGAAATGAAGAGCTGGAGCAATTAATATCTGAAAATAAACACTTCACCCGAGAAGAAAATGACCATCAAATATCTAAGGAAGATATCGCACAAAATCTTGAAAAActcgaagaagaaaaaaatgttattctaACTGAGAACGAGGAActcaaaaatcaattgaaaatcgCTGAAAGTGAAAGAGACAACTGTAGGTTATTGATAGATAAAATGAGGCTTGATTTTGAAACGACAGAATATCAATTTAGCGAAATGAACATCAATTTGGAAACTTTGAGTGAAGAAATAGAAAAACATAAGATGAGAATTGATCATCTAGTCTCCGAAAACGAAAGTCTTAAGTCTTTGAGGCAATATGATTCTAAAAACGAtgaagaactgaaaatgatgaGAGAGGAAATTTTTAGCTTGAAGGAAGCTAATAGGGTGTTACAAAAGGAGATTGAGGAAACTGAAGATAAATGGCAACGTGAAAGCAGAGATTTAGAGAGGAATGTTGAAGAATTGAGGACCAAACTTGAAAAAacatcaattgaaaagtctaaTTTGCAGAAAAGTGTTGATCAATCTTCAACTAATCTGGCATGTTTAGAAGAAGCTATCGAAACATATAAGAGTGAGAACGGAATATCAAGAAATGTTTTCCACGCTTTGTCTGATATACTTGGTCTGAAGAAAGAAGAGCTAGAAACTTCTGAGATCTGTGAGCATGTAAAAAATATGAAGGATCGTTTAGAAAATCTACaaggagaaaatatgaatttaatatCCGAATTGGAATCGTTCAAGACCAAAACCACTGAAAATGATAACGAAGAAGCCCAGAAAGAATTACAAACTTTGATCGCATCTAGAAACGAACTCATCGCAATAGTACAGACGAAACATCAAGAAACTCTGACATACCATGCAGAAATTCAACGTCTCTCTGAAATACTCAAAAAAGAGACAGAGAAAAGTATGCAGATGGAAAACGAAATCTCGACTTTGAAACTGAACACTTGTCCGGCTGCTAGTCTAAAAGCCAAGGAAGAGGAGATCGAGAAATTGAACGACCAAATTGCGTTTTTAAGAGAGAAATGCGACGTAGTTGCACAGAGTATGCTTGAGGAGCAACAAAAATTGGAAACCGAGAAGTTGGCGTCGTCGGAAAAGGAGGCAACACTCGCGAAGAAGCTGGAAAGACTTCAGAGCCATCTGATGGAGGTGGAAGAGCATTACACCCAGGAATTACTGCAGTCTGAACAGAATATTGCACTACTACAA GCAAGACTGAATGAAGTGGAAAAAAGGGAGAAGGATTCCAGCAATGTGTATACTTCAGTGAGTATCAGAGCCAATCAACAGAATGAAGCATTGACGCAACAGTTGCAGTCTCTGACGAACCAGAGGGATGAATTCCGTAAAAAGTTGCTAGATCTAGAAGACGAGAACAACGTCAAATCAGCAGCTCTCACAAATCTTCAATTGGTGTTGGAACAGTTTCAAAGAG ATAAAGATGCCGATGTGATGAGAGAAACCGATCGCATAAGAAGACAAGTGAAACATGAGCAAACAATTCAAGAGGACTTGAGGAAAGAAATAGCCAATTTAGAAAATCAGATGAAGGAAAGTAAGCAAGGACTTCAGGCAGCTTTGCGTTTGACGGATCAGTTGGAAATGTCGAAGGTCCAAATTACAACCCTCAGAGAAGAAG TTTCAGTCCTCAATGAAAAACTGCAGAATAAAGAAGCAGAACTCAAAATGGTAACTAGCCAGACTGATGGCAAAGTTGATAAGTCCCTTATCAAAAACCTCATCATAGGATTTGTCACATCAAACAAAAACCTTAATAAGGACCAGAAACAAATACTGAAAATTATTGCAACAGTTCTTGATTTCAACGAGCAAGATCACAACAAGGTTAATCTCAATCAAGCTCAGCAGAACACGTGGCTTAATTCCTTGCTGTCGCCCATGTCAGATGACCTTCCACCAAATGAATCTTTGTCCCGGGCTTTTGTCAACTTCCTAGAGAACGAATCCAAGCCGAGGGTCATCCCTAGTCTTCTTCCTCAAAGCCCTCCCAGTGAAAATTCTTCTGTGAACAATAGCACCAGGACCACTCCAACTCCGATTGTCTTGAACGAGATTGTTTTAcctacattttctgattttcctCAACATAGAAATTCTAGTTCAATTTTGAAGGGCGTGCTGAAAGACAACCcttga
- the LOC123673018 gene encoding zinc transporter ZIP1-like — protein sequence MNPTTKTAIDIVAANDVLSAKVIGMVVLGLSSFILGILPMKLSKYVNIKNVDGDKNLMISLLMCFGGGVLLFTTFIHIQPEVREGFAILKLQNKLPEIWGNLPISEIVLCVGLLFVYFIEEVAHKFLHSKVHSEVLHRSLSMRCTKKDTQIAIPRVTLNKFDDGNISCITTSNKQLLNSQSTINIEPKSSGHHHHFHGNLKKSFSGLLAVLALSFHAIFEGLAVGLETSEEKVWYLFVAIATHKFVIAFCVGIELVTSGTKATLTVLYIGIFSIVTPLGIGIGLILTEDASEVNLISLILQAMAAGTLLYVVFFEVLARERDNDHCGIYQLLSIILGFVVMASLQILTGHEHHHGHGHSHSEHHHH from the exons ATGAATCCCACAACCAAGACCGCAATCGACATCGTCGCCGCCAATGATGTTCTCTCAGCGAAAGTTATCGGCATGGTTGTCCTAGGGCTCAGTTCGTTCATACTGGGTATACTTCCTATGAAACTCTCCAAATACGTGAACATAAAAAATGTTGACGGTGATAAAAACCTGATGATATCCCTATTGATGTGTTTCGGTGGCGGAGTGTTACTGTTCACAACTTTCATACATATCCAACCTGAAGTTCGCGAGGGCTTTGCCAtattaaaattacaaaataagCTCCCAGAGATCTGGGGAAATTTGCCAATTAGTGAGATAGTGTTGTGCGTAGGTTTGTTGTTCGTCTACTTCATCGAGGAAGTAGCACATAAGTTCCTACATAGCAAAGTGCACAGTGAAGTCCTTCACAGGAGCCTCTCAATGAGATGCACGAAGAAAGACACTCAAATCGCCATTCCTAGAGTGACACTCAACAAATTTGACGATGGCAACATCAGTTGCATCACCACTTCTAATAAGCAATTGCTCAATTCGCAATCGACGATCAATATCGAGCCAAAATCATCGGGacatcatcatcattttcatgGGAATTTGAAGAAGTCTTTCAGTGGATTGCTTGCTGTTTTAGCGCTGAGCTTTCATGCGATTTTTGAAGGGTTAGCTGTAGGATTAGAGACGAGTGAAGAGAAAGTTTGGTACCTTTTTGTTGCCATTGCTACCCACAAATTCGTGATTGCATTTTGTGTTGGAATCGAGCTAGTAACTTCAGGAACGAAGGCTACTTTGACTGTTTTGTACATTGGAATATTTTCCATAGTTACACCTCTAG GAATAGGTATTGGCCTTATTTTAACAGAAGATGCCAGTGAAGTAAATCTAATTTCACTAATCCTTCAAGCGATGGCAGCTGGAACTCTCTTATATGTAGTTTTCTTCGAAGTCCTTGCAAGAGAACGTGATAATGATCATTGTGGTATTTACCAACTTCTATCCATAATATTGGGATTCGTAGTCATGGCCAGTCTTCAAATTTTAA CTGGACATGAACACCATCATGGCCATGGACATTCACACTCCGAACACCATCACCACTAA